The segment CGCATCGGGCAGAGGCTCCACCATCGGCGAGGCTTCGGCGTCGGGAGTCCGCTTCGGTGCCCATTCTTGCGACGTCGTCGCGGGCTTCGACTCGGCAGGTTCCTCTCGATGGATCGCTGGGCTCTCGATCTCCACCGGCTCGCCCGGCCCGACGATTCGTTCGATGCCGACGGCCGCCACAATCTCGTGGATGATCGGAACCTCTGCGACGTCGGCGACTTCGACACCCACGCCGACCGCGGCTGCAGCGGCGCTCGCGCCGAGTACCGCCTTCGTGCCGAACGCCAGTGAAACGACGGCGGCCTTCTTGCCGGCGGAGACCCGACGAACGCTGACATCTGAAGGGGCGCCGCGCTCAAGGAACGCAGCCAACGAGGGCGACACCTCCAATTCGGCGTCCGATACGAGGGCACGGCCAGCGCGCTCGAGCGCGCCGCCGACGACGGGATCGACTCCTTCGAGTTCACGAGCTTCTTCGGCGAGTGAGAGGTTCACGCTCATGACAACGTCGCCTCCGGCCGGAGAGATACGGGCGAGTCGTTGATTCGTTTCGAAATGGTTCGGAGGGCCCGGTGCTGTAGCGCCTTGACTGCGCCTTGGGGCTTCTCGACGATCTCGGCGACCTCGGCGATCGACAGATCAGCCACGATCCGCAGCGCAATCACCTCTCGTTGATCGGACGTGAGCGTTGCCAACAGCGCCGTCAATTCTGCCGCGCCGATCTCGCTCAACGCCGCGTCGGCAGTGTCGTCCAGAGCAACCACGCGGCAACCACCCGCCGGCTCGGCAACCAGGGTCGGCCGTCGATCGCGATGTCGGGCCTCGTCGATGAGCAGGTTCCGGCAGATGGCGAAGCACCACGCCCGGAATCCGGCCTCATCGCCCTCGAAGTCGTCGACCCTGCCGAACACCCGAAGAAGACACTCGCTGACCATCGCGTCGGCATCGGCGGAACCTCGCGCCCGAGCGAAGGCCAACAACTGGCTGCTGACACGACGGAACAGCGCATCGAAACCCTCCGTCTGCCCTTCGCGTGCGAGCGCGAGAGCCCCGTCGAATGTGGCCGCGGCTCGTCGCCTTCGGCTCGCTGAAAGACGGGACATATCTGGTATTTCGGCTTGCTCGCGGCGGGAATGAGCCGAATGGCCTGCGTTCTTGAATCATCTGGCCCATGTCGCGCCACCTGTCCGACACGTTTCCCTTTGCGTGACTCACGACTCAGCCGACAAGCACGAACGAAAATGGGGCGACGACCGCGGTGCGTCGCTGGTCGAGTTCGCCATGGTTGCGCCCCTGCTGTTGCTTCTGCTCTTCGGCATCGTCGAGTTCGGTCTGCTTTTCGGCCAGAAGCTGGATGTGAGCCAGGGAGCCCGGGAAGGCGCGCGGCTCGCCTCGGTCAACTACCAGGAGACCGCAGGCTCGACCGGCGCCACCCAGTCGTCGGAGATCGTCGCCACCGTCTGCAGTCGGATGGAGGTGGCCGCCGACACGACCGTCACGATCGATCTCAGCGGCGGAACCGCGGTGGGCGACATCATCACACTCACGGTCGAGGCGCCGGCCCAGCCAGTGACCGGGGTGTTCGACCCATGGCTCGCGTCGCGACCCATCGCCAGTGAGGTCGACGTCCGCCTCGAGCAGGCAGCCACCTACGACGCCACGACACAGCAGGCGTGCCCGTGAATCGCCGCCACGCCGCCAGTCCCGGCTCCGTCTGCGAACACGAACGGGGGGCGACGCTGCCGATGTTCGCCATCAGCCTGCTCGTCCTCTTGGCCATGAGCGCATTCGCCACCGACCTGGGACTGCTCTACGTCGAACGGCGCCAGACCCAGTCCGCTGCCGATTCCGGCGTACTCGGTGGCGCCCTCGATCTGGCCAACGGCCTGACCACGGCGTCGGAGGCCAGCGCTGCTCTTGTGCGCACCAACTTGCGGACGACCTACACCGACGCTGAATGGGTCGCGCTCTGGTCGTCGTGCAGCGACGCAGAGGCACTCCCCTACACCGGAACGGTGCTCGGCACCGCGACGAACTGCATCAGCGCCGATGGGCTCAGCCGGTACCGCGTGGTCGTACCCGACCAGATCGTTCCCGCCGCGTTCTCCTCGGCCGTCGGCATCGAGCAGTTCTCGACCGGCGCCTTCGCCGAGGTCGAAGTGACACTGAGCGGCGTCGGCGGTGTGCTGCCATTCGCCGTGCTCAGCAATGCGCCTTCCGGCGGCCTGATCTGCCTTCGCTCGGCATCCTCTGGCACCGCGTCACCGCCTTGTTCCGGCTCGGAATCAGGCAACTTCGGCGCACTCGAAGTCGCCCAGTGGGGCAACCCGCAGTACGGCACCCAGAACATCCCGTGCAACATCAGCAAGGGCGACCAGTTGATGGTGAACCTGTCCGTGGGGATCGACCATTTCATCACGCCTTTCAACATCGGCGGCCCGGAGATCATCGACTCGTGCGCCAAGCCCTTCGGCCCGAATGCACTCCCCACCTTCCAGGGCATCGGTGGCGGACTCTTCACCGGCATGATCGCCGGCGACACGGTCGCCGGCACCTTCTTTCCGGGACGGCTCACCCTGACCGGCGGCCACACGCAAGGCCTGAAGTGGAAGCACAGCACGTTCCAGGTCGACGACGTACCCCTGTGGGAGTACATCCCGTACGGCAAAGGGTCGACGGTTCCTGCGAACTGCACTCGGGAGAGCTTCGATCTGACCGTGTCCACGAGTGGCCACGCTGCGGCCGAGACCCAGATGGGCACGTGCCTCACCGACTTCCAGGCTGGCGGTGCCACGACGCCGCTCTTCGACATCGACGGGGACGGCGACAACGAACCTGACATCGTGTTCTCTGCCCGCTATGGGGCCGTGCCCCAGTTCCACGAGACGTCGTTCCCGTCGGGCAACAGCGCCCCGCTCCACATCCAGAACTTTCGTGCCGTGTTCATCAACGGGCTCTACGCCGGCTGCAACGGGTCGGGGTGTTCGACGATCTATACGCCGGGCTCCGGGTCGGGAACAATCACCCTCCCCAACGGCAGTGCACCGGTCGATCAGGTCACCGGCTGGCTCCTCCCCGATTCGACGCTCCCGGCCTCGTTGCTCGAGAACGGTGTGCTCGGGAGCCTCGGCGCATTCCAGGTCCGCCTCTCCCGCTGACTCGGGGCACCGCCCGGTAGTCTCACGCCCAGAACGGGACGTGGCGCAGCTCGGTAGCGCACCTGCTTTGGGAGCAGGGGGTCGGGAGTTCAAATCTCCCCGTCCCGACAACGAACAGGAGTGACCCCGACCGCCCGGTAGGCGAAGAGGGGGCCACCGGCCGTCGACCCCCGTTAGCCGTCGCCGAGGCCGACGTCTTGTCGTAGTCGATCGAGTACGGCGTCGGCGAGGAGGTCGGCGCCGTCGAGACCGAGGTGGATGCCGTCCTCCTGACGGAGGTCGAGCACCTCTCCGTCGATCTGCACGATGTCCTGGAACCGCCCGGCCGCGTCGCCCAGAACCGGCGTGGCATCGATGAACGTCACCAACGGATTCTCGGCGGCCTCCTCCGCGTAGATCCCGTTGAGGTGCGCCATCCTCGCGGCGAATCCCGCGTCTCGCATCGGCGGCTGACCGACCCAGTACACGCGGCCACCACGGGCCGTCATGAGGTCCATGACCTCAGCCACCCGACGTCGGTACTCGGCGTCCCATCCGTCCTCGTCGTCGATCTGGAACACGTCGCCCGCCGGGGTCACGATTCCCTGCGAATCGTTGGCCCCGAACGTCACGACCATGATCTCGGGATCGAGCTCGTCGATCACACCTGCGAGATGGGCCGGCCAATCGAAGTAGTCCGGGCGGGTCAGACCCGAGTTGATGCGATAGTCGAGCGTGCTGACGAAGTCGCCACTCGTGTCGGCCGCCCGCACGAGCGCAATGCCCAGCTCCTGCATGAGGGAGTCGCCGCCGACGTAGGTGACGAAGGGCGTTCCGTCGACATGGCTACGGGTCGTCGGAGGAGGAGGCGCAGTCGTCGAAGCGGCGGCGCCAGAGGCACCTTCGGCATCATCGGCCGACGAGGCGGTCGTCGCGTCGTCAGACCCTTCGCCATCGGCATGCACACCGGGGCCGGTGTCGTCGCGCCCGAGCGCATTGTCGAGCTCCCGGCGAGGGAACGTGATCTGCAGCGCGTCTGCGACGTTGTCGATCGGTTCCCACACCACAAGAGCACGATCTCTCGACGGGCCGAACGGAAGCCGTTCCGCATCGGCGCGCAGCGCGCCGGCGTTGAACAGCATTGCGAACAGCAGCCCGAGCGCCCCGATGGCGACGACCTCGAACGCCGTCATCGTCGGCCCGCGGGTGCCATCACCCGGGCGCCGCCGGGCACGGGCCACGACGACGGCCGCCCGGAACACCGCGAACCGGCCGAGGCGGGGGCGCTCGTCACCATCGGGGCGGTCGGCCGGGGTCGGTCGGGGGCGGCGGTCGTCGGACATCGTCAGAACTGGAAGTAGATGAACGGGGCGACGCCTTCGGGACCGAGAGCGTCGATCACGGTGAGGGCAGCCGCGATGACGAGGGCGAGGAGTGCGACGGGCATGCGGGCGAGGACCCGGTCCGCTTCCCTCGGATACGACGCTGGCACGAACTGGGAGACGAGCGAGAGTCCGATCACGAGTACCAACAATCCGGTGATCGCCGGCGTGGGGCCGAATTGGGTCATGATCCGGCCGATCATGTTCCACGCGTCGCCGATGGTCGGGGCACGAAAGAAGATCCACGCAAGACAGACGATGTGGAAGGTGAGAACCCACTGGAGCCCGGCGACCACGGGCGCGGGCAGACCAATGGGCTTCCACCGGGCCCGGAGATACCGCTCTGCGACCATCGCGGCCCCGTGGATCGCTCCCCAGACGACGAACGTCCACGCCGCGCCGTGCCAGAGCCCGCCGAGCACCATCGTGAGCGCGAGATTGCGGTAGGTGAGCAGGTTGCCACGGCGGTTTCCGCCGAGGGAGATGTAGAGGTAGTCCCGCAACCACCTCGACAGGGTGAGATGCCACCGACGCCAGAACTCCTGGATGCTGCGCGAGATGTACGGGGCGTCGAAGTTCTGGGGAAACCGGAATCCCATGAGCAGGGCACAGCCGATGGCGATGTCGGTGTAGCCGCTGAAGTCGGCGTAGATCTGGATCGCGTAGGCGTAGACCGCAACGAGAATCTCGAGGGAGGTGTGGCGATCGGGCAGCGCGAACACCGGATCGACGATCTCGGAAGCCAGATAGCTCGAGACGACGACCTTCTTGAACAAGCCGACGAGAATCAGCCGTATCCCTTCCGGCGCCTCGACCCGACGGGGATCACCCGGCGTATCGAGCTGCGGAGCGAACTCGGTGGCCCGGACGATCGGGCCGGCGACGAGCTGCGGAAAGAACGAGAGGTAGACCGCGAAGTCGAGCAGCGCCATCGGTGCGATCTCGCGCCGATGAACGTCGATGACATAGCTCATGGCCTGGAAGGTGAAGAACGAGATCCCGACCGGAAGGATGATCTGGATGGCCGGAGGATCGACCGGGAGTCCCAGGTTGCCCAGGAGATCGGTGGCCGACGCAGTGAAGAAGTCGAAGTACTTGAAGAACCCGAGAAGACCGAGGTTCGCCGCCACTGCGACGCGGACCACCCGACGGCTCGACGCCGTGGGCTCGCCGTCCTCGCCGGCCAGTGCCCGCACCGCGCCGGCGAGGAACCAGTTGCCGACGATCGACACCGCGAGCAACACCACGAACCGGGCGTCCCAGTAGCCGTAGAAGAAGAAGCTCGCCGAGAGGACGAACACCCGCCAGGCGAGCGCGTGAGGTCGCAGGAGCCAGCTGAGCGGCAGGACCACCGCGAAGAACAGCGCGAAGGCGAAGGTGGGGAACAGCACGCTTCAGCCCTCGTCTCCCGGCGACGGGATCACGAGCGATCGGTGATCGTGTCGACCGGACCGGCGGCCACCCACCACAGCCATGTGGACAACACTGTTCTCTCCCCCCGTCCGGAAGAGTAGTCAGTCGCAGACCCGGTGGTCGGGCACAGCTTCCGGCGATGCGCTGTCGCTGTTTGCCCGGCGAGCAAAGTGGGAAGGACGGCGGCTCGTGCACCACACAACCCGCTCGGAAGGAACAAGCCCATGAGACGGCTCCTGCGACGGGTTGCTGTCCGCGACACCGCGGTGAGCGAGGCACTCGTCAGGCACCACCCGCGCATCGTGGACGCGGGCCTCGCCCGGTTGAGCAATGCAGCGGATCACTCCAAGCTCTGGGTCGGTCTGGGCGCCGTCCTCGCCGCCTCGGGGTCGCGGCGCGGGCGCCGTGCCGCGCAACGCGGACTTCTCGCTGTCTCGTTGGCATCGGCGGTGACCAACGGAGTATTGAAACCGCTGCTGCCCCGACCGCGGCCACCGGTCCGAGGTGAAGGGTTCGTCTCACTCGTCCGCCGACCGTCGTCGTCGTCCTTTCCCTCGGGCCATGCGGCCTCCGCCGCTGCGTTCGCCACCGCGGTGGCGCTCGAGTCCCCCGCCGCAGCGGCGCCCATCGGCGCGTTGGCGGCACTGGTGGCCTATTCCCGGATCTCCACCGGTGTCCACTACCCGAGCGACGTCCTGGTGGGTGGCGCCGTCGGGGCGGCGGTTGCCGTCGGCACCACGAGGCTGTGGCCCCGAGTCGACCCGTCGCCGGCCGAGGCCAGACCCGCGTGGACGACCATTGGCTCCGAGCCCACACCCGACGGTGCCGGCGTCGTCATCGTGGTGAACGCCGCCGCCGGACCCGATGCCCACGCAGCCGACATCGCCACGATCGAGGCCGCGCTTCCGGCAGCCCGGATCATCCGGGTCGAAGAACCGGCGGAGCTCGACGATGCCTACGTGGAAGCCGGCCGATCCGCCGTCGCCCTCGGCGTGCTCGGGGGCGATGGCACCATCAGTGGCGCAGCCGCCGCCGCGCTCGATGCGGACGTCCCCCTCGCGGTCTTCCCCGGCGGCACCCTGAACCACTTCGCCCGCGATCTCGGCATCGACACCGTCGACGATGCCATCGATGCAGTGCGCCAGGGCAACCTCGTCGAGGTCGACGTCGGCACCATCGACGGCCGTGTCTTTCTCAACACCGCCAGCTTCGGCGGTTACTCGGAGTTCGTCGAGGCCCGCCACGACGACGAGAACCGGATCGGCAAGTGGCCGGCCACGGCTGTCGCCCTGGCCCGGGTGCTCACCTCGGGCACGCCGACCACCGTCTCCCTCGACGACGAGACGAGGACCATCTGGATGATCTTCATCGGGAACTGCGCGTACGACCCTCCGGGATTCTCCCCCGCGAGTCGCGCCCGGCTCGACGACCGCACTCTGGACCTGCGGGTGATCGACGGTACCGCCCCTCGGGCCCGGCTGAGGTTGATCGCCGCCGTGGCGACCGGTCGTCTCGGCCGATCGGAGGTCTACACCCGACGCCTGGTCGAACGACTCGCGGTCGACGTCGGCACGCCGACCGCGACGCTCGCCGCCGATGGCGAGACCTTCGACGGCAACGGCTCGTTCGTCGTGACCAAGGACGATCGCCGACTGCGGACATTCGCTCCCGCCGATTGATCCTCACGGCGAGGGAACGGCTTCCCCCAGGTCGGGCGGGGAACTCGTGAGTTTCGCCTTCACCGGACCGAGGCGTTCCTCGTGCTCGCCAGGAGCAGCGGTTCGACCCGCCCCTCACCGATCGCCTGGCTGACAGCGATCTCGTCGTCCTCGGACTCGACGAGTGAGCCGTTCTGCCACGTCGGCGGCGGCGGCAGGGCCGGGGCCGCCGGACCGGCGTCGAGCGACCATCCGGTCGTGACGAACAGGTGATGGAGTTGGGCCCGGCTCGGGAACCGACTTCCGCCAATGCGCTCCTCGATGCCGCTGGTGCTCACGTAGGAGATCGACAGCAACACCGGGGCGACACGGGCGACCTCGCGCAGCACCGCGCCGGGCTCGTCGACCACCGACAGAACGCCGAGCAGGAGGCAAGCGTCGAAGGCGTCGTCGCACGCGGGCAAGGCATCGCCGCGAGACACCAGGGTGGGGAGGTCGAACACCGACGAGGCGACGTCGCATGCGGCCGTGATCGGGTCGGCGGCGAGAACGCGCCAGTCGAAGTGATCGGTCAACCAGGCAGCGGGTCCGCCCAGCCCTGCGCCCACATCCATGACTCGTGCACCCGGTTCGAGGCCGGCCGACTCGGCCAGCCAGGCAAGCAGTGCAGGATTGCCCGACCCTCGGCACGCGGCCGCAATCGCCTCGGCCCGGTCGAGGGCAGCCAGCCTTCTTCCGGCTTTCGCAAACGCCGATTCGAACTCGGCATCGCTCATCGCAGTCCCCGCGCGACCGTGGCCATGATCTCGGCTCGTTCCACGAGGCCGCCGTCGCCGGCCGACCCGGAGAGGTTCACCGCGGCGAAGTCGCCACTCTCGAGGAGCTCGGCGCCGAGCGCGATGGCCGCGTCGATGCCGGTGCGATGCGGATCCTCGGATTCCAGGATCGAACGCACGAGGCCGGTGGGCAGCTCGAGGCCGGGAAAGCGGTCCAGCGCATCGGCCGACCGGTGATCGGTGATCACCGGGACCGGGGCGATGAGGTCGAGGTCGACTCCCGCAACTCGGCACTCGTGGGCGAAGTCGGCGAGCCGTCGAGGACCACCGGCGTGATTGAGGATCGCGACGGAGGCCCCGGCCCGTTGCTTGGACAGGACCCGCCGCGCCCGCCAGTCGGTGGGCGGGCTCGCTGGACTCTCGGCCACCGACACCCGACCCGAACCCGCAGCGAGCGCGGCGAGCGCGGTCCCGTCGAGCCGGTAGTCGGGGTTGACGTCGAGTCCGAGGCGAGCGGCCGGATGGTCGCCGGTGACACAGTGCACGGCGGCGACCCGAGCGTCGCGGAGTGCCTCGATCTCGGCACTCAACTCGTCGCGAGTTCGATCTCGGCACGTGACGGTTGCGATCACCGGCAGGCCATGGGCCGTGACCGCGCCCGCCACCGTCGCCGGACCGTGCGGAGTGAGGTCGTCGACGTGTTCGCCGATGAGAAGCCCGGCACCGGCGGCGGCCAACGGGCGGGTCGCCTCGGCGATCTCCCAATCGAGTGTTGGATCGGGCCGGAAATCGACCCAGACGCGCGCTGCGAGCCGAGCTGCGTCCGCCGGCCGGTCACGTGGCGTGTCCGCCGTCGGGCTCCACATCGGCAGGGCCGGAAGGTCGCAGAACGGACAGCGACGACCGTCGACCTCGCAGGTCTCGTCGGCCCGCACTCCCCCACAGGGGCCGAACGTCATCGCTTTCGGACACCCGTTCATGACGTCATCCGCAGCGAATGGGCTCCCGCCGTCGCCATCGCCGTGATGGGGATGGCAACGAAGGCGCCCATGATGCCGCCCAGCGCGCCGCCGATACCGAGGGCGACGAGCACGACCGCCGGGTGCAGGTTCACCTGTCGCCGCATGACCATCGGCATGATGATGTCGCCCTCCAATTGCTGGATGGCGAGTGTCACGGCGGCGACGAGAATGGCATCGACCGGTCCGTTGACCACCAGAGCGACGAGCGTTGCGAGCGCCCCGGCCAACGTCGCACCCACGATCGGGAAGAAGGCGGCAAAGAAGGTGAGAACCGCCAGGGGCAGCACGAGAGGCACACCGATGAGCCAGAGCGCGATCCCGATGGCGACGGCGTCGACGAGACCGGTGATCGCAACGCCACGCATGTAACCCGACAAGGCCGAGAACGCGGCGCTGCCCGCCTCGTCGATCGCGGCTCTTCGATCAGACCGAACCCGATCGACGAGCCAGCGCCACATCGTCGGCCCGTCCTTCACGAAGAAGAAGAGCAGCACGATCGTGAGGAAGATTCCGCCGGCGACCTCGGTGACGAGTCGGACCCGTCCTGCGTCGATGGTCGTGAAGCCATCGGTGAGTGCACCCTCGACCTTGTTCTCCAATTCGGTCACGTCGCTCGTCGACAGATCGAGGGGGCCGTCGCGGAGCCAGGTCCGCACCTCGGTCCGCACATCGTCCCACTCCGCATTGTCGACCAGCTCGTTGTTGATGCCGGTCGCCGTGAACCAGCCGACGCCACCGATGAGCGCGACGAGCAGCAGCAACGTCACCCAGGCCGCGACGATCCGCGGGACTCGACCCCGGGTGAGCAGGTCCGTGAGCGGGGCGGCGAACGCGGCGAGCGAAAGCGCGATCAGAACCGGGAGCAGGACGATACGGAGCCGACTGAGCATCAGCAGCAGCACGACGACGCCGGCACCGATCACGAGGAGTCGCCACGTCCAGCCGGCCCCGCGATCGAGCCAGCTCGGTACCGGCCAGACACGGCCCGGACGTTCGTCGGAGGCCACCGCGTCGCCGGCCGGTCTGTTCATGCGCTCGCGTGGTCGTCGTGCAACCGCAGACGACGAGACATCGGGAACACCAGCCAGAGGGCGACGGACAGGGCCAGGAACACGCCCGTCATCGCAATCGCGGCAGCGGATCCGAAGACGAAGGAGACAACTGCGGCCAGGCCGGCAGCGATCGACACGCCGAGCGCCCCGAGCCCGGCGAGCTTCAGCCTGATCGCCACCGCGATCCGATCTTCGCGGTCGCGACGATCACTCAGCCGGTGATAGGCCACCGGGGTGATGAGGAATACGAGACCGGCGGTACTCGCGATCAGCGCGATCACGTACAGCAGGCGTTCGGTGTCGTCGAGATCGGTGAAACCGCCGGAGAAGGGTGCGGTCAACAGGAAGGCGAACAGGACCTGGAGGCCAGGGAGGACGACGCGCAACTCATCGATGAGTTCCTGGTACCGCTCGCGCAACACCCCCTCGTCATCGTCCTTCTCCGCCTCTTCGTGCGAGCCCATACGGACGGTGCTTCCCCCGCCGCACCCTCGGCAAACCACTGGTCGGAGTGGGCGGGCGAACCTGCCACCTAGGGATAGGCGATGGCAGGCCGGATGATCTTGCCGTCGAGGAAACCCTCGATGTCCGAGACGGCGTCACGGTAGAAGATCTCGTACGTGTTCGCGGTCACGTAGCCCATGTGCGGGCTGATGATCAGGTTGTCGAGCCCGAGGAACGGGCTGTCGGAGGGCAGCGGCTCGACGCTGAACGCGTCGAGCCCGGCCCCGGCGATGGTCCCGGCCGCCAGCGCCCGGGCGAGCGCGTCCTCGTCGACGATCGGGCCCCGGCTGGTGTTGATCAGGTAGGCGGTCGGCTTCATCGAGGCCAGTTCGGCCTCGTCCAGGAGACCTCGGGTGCGGTCGGACAGCACGAGGTGGACCGTCACCACGTCGCTCGTGGTGAGGAGTTCGTCCTTCGAGACATGGCCGACGCCGGCCTCCCGGCATTGCTGCTCGGTCAGGTTCTGGCTCCAGGCCACGACGTCCATGTTGAACGCCTTCCCGATCCGAGCCACATGGCTGCCGTAGCGCCCGAGTCCCAGGACGCCGAGACGGGCACCGTCGAGGTCACCACCCAGCCTCGTCTGCCATCCACCGGCCCTGACATTGCGATCACTCTGAGGAATCTGTTTGACGCAGGCGAGGATCAGGGCCCACGTGAGCTCATAGGTCGGCGGCAGCGTCGCTCCGGTGCCGCACACATGCACACCACAGTCGCCGGCGGCGGCGAGATCGATCGCCGCGTTGAACGGGCCGGTGGTCACGATCAACTCGAGGTTCGGCAGCCGCTCGATCACCGACCGGGGAAACGGCGTGCGCTCACGCATCACGACGAGGATCTCGTAGTCCTGCAACGCCTGGACGAGTTGGTCCTCGTCACTGACGTGTTCTCGCCACACGTCCACCGACACCCGATCGTCGAGGACCGACCAATCGGCGCTCGTCAGAGCAACGCCCTGATAGTCATCGAGCACTGCGACACGCTTCTCGGTGGTCATGCGAACGCTTCCCCTCGTCGGCCCGAGATTCTGGCTCACGAAGGGGCCAGTGAGCGAAGGCGCTCGATCCGCTCGTCGTCGCCGCCGAGATAGTTGGCCAGGACCCCCAGCACCGCCTCGACGTCGAGGGCGTCGGCCGCAGCCATCTCCTCGAGATCGGCCCAGTCCTTGGTCCGGTTGCAGAAGGCCTTGAACACCGCGAGGTCTCGACAGGCGAGAAAGGGGACCTGCTCGCCGGCGAACGCCTCCACCCGTGCTCGCCCGGCGGCCGCCTCGTGGAATGGTGTCGTGTTGAAGAAGACGTCGACCGGGGTGGCGTCCCACCAGAGCCGCGTCTGACCGTCTCGCTCGATCAGCTGCACATCGGCCGGGGTGACCACGACGCCCGAGGGAAGTGCCGCCCGCACCAGCGGATGTCGATCGGCGGCCACGAAGAGGTTCACGTCGATGTCGATCGTCGCTCGAGCACGCTGCGTGCACCATGCCAAGGCCAGGGCGCCGCCGAACGCGTGGGGAACCTCGTGAGCGCGGAGACACCGATGGATCTCGACGATCCGGTCGACCAGATTCATCAGGCCGGGCCACGTCCGAAGACGGGACACTCGAGCTTGGGCGAATGCCGGGCCGGGAACTCGGCCGCGACTTCGAGGACCGCCCGTAGTTCCTCGCCGCGAGGGAGATCCGCTGCCTCGACCCGCCGATGCAGCGAGACGTCGAGCGCGAATCCGGCCGCGCGGACCACCCGTTCGAGGGTGGCGGTCGTCGGGATCTTCGACCCGGACTCATAGGCCGCAATCGTCGAGTGCGAAGTGTCAGCGAGCGCGGCCAGTGCCCGCAGTGTCATGCCCGAACGCCGGCGGGCGGTGCGAATGGTCGTGGCGGCAGACATGCCAATATGGTATCCGTACGGATACCATATTGTCACACCTTCCCGCCGCGATGCCAGGCCTTCGGCGAACAGATTCAGTGGTCGATCCACCACCGGGCCATGATTCGTGGATGGACGCCGACACACTCATCACCGCTGCGAGCGACGCCACCGGCCTCACCGACTTCGGCGACGACGGCTTTCGGCCCGGACTCGAGGCGCTCATCGAGTCGTTCGAGGCGGAGGCGAAGCCGAACGCCATCGGCGTGCCGACCTTCGAGGCAATCGTCACCGCCGCGCTGTCGACACGGCTCCGGGTGACCGACTACTGGACACGACACCCGGAGCTGGCCGACGAGAAGGTCGTCGAGCCGATCTTCATCATCGGGGTGTCGCGCTCGGGAACAACGGCGCTCAGTCACCTGCTGTCCGTCGACCCCGTCGTTCGGGCGCCCCGCTCGTGGGAGACGAGCGACCCGGTCCCCCCGCCCGAGGCGGCGACCTACGAGACCGACCCGCGCTACCTCGCCGCGGTGGCGGCCGACGAGGAGTCCGTCATCCACATGCTCAATCCTGGCTTCAAGGCGATGCACTACGACCCGCCCGACATGCCGACCGAGTGTGTGACCGTCATGTCGCAGCACATGGTGAGCCTGCTGTTCAGCGCCATGTTCCACATGCCGGGCTACAACGACTTCGTCCTCGGCGTCGACCACGTGCCGACCTACGAGTACCACAAGCGCGTGTACCAACTGCTCCAGTCGCGCCATCCCGGCCGTTGGGTGCTGAAGACGCCGCACCACCCTCTCGCCGTCGATGCCATCGCCGAGGTCTACCCCGACGCCCGCTTCGTGTGGACCCATCGCGACCCGGCCACCTGCATCGCGTCCACGGCCAGCATCTCGTGCGGTTTGGCCAGCACCTTCAGCGACGCCGACCATCGTCTCGGCGCCGGCGAGCTGTGGGCTCGGATGTTGACCGAGATGCTCGAGCGGGCCGATGAC is part of the Acidimicrobiales bacterium genome and harbors:
- a CDS encoding pilus assembly protein TadG-related protein produces the protein MPVNRRHAASPGSVCEHERGATLPMFAISLLVLLAMSAFATDLGLLYVERRQTQSAADSGVLGGALDLANGLTTASEASAALVRTNLRTTYTDAEWVALWSSCSDAEALPYTGTVLGTATNCISADGLSRYRVVVPDQIVPAAFSSAVGIEQFSTGAFAEVEVTLSGVGGVLPFAVLSNAPSGGLICLRSASSGTASPPCSGSESGNFGALEVAQWGNPQYGTQNIPCNISKGDQLMVNLSVGIDHFITPFNIGGPEIIDSCAKPFGPNALPTFQGIGGGLFTGMIAGDTVAGTFFPGRLTLTGGHTQGLKWKHSTFQVDDVPLWEYIPYGKGSTVPANCTRESFDLTVSTSGHAAAETQMGTCLTDFQAGGATTPLFDIDGDGDNEPDIVFSARYGAVPQFHETSFPSGNSAPLHIQNFRAVFINGLYAGCNGSGCSTIYTPGSGSGTITLPNGSAPVDQVTGWLLPDSTLPASLLENGVLGSLGAFQVRLSR
- a CDS encoding pilus assembly protein: MTHDSADKHERKWGDDRGASLVEFAMVAPLLLLLLFGIVEFGLLFGQKLDVSQGAREGARLASVNYQETAGSTGATQSSEIVATVCSRMEVAADTTVTIDLSGGTAVGDIITLTVEAPAQPVTGVFDPWLASRPIASEVDVRLEQAATYDATTQQACP
- a CDS encoding DUF459 domain-containing protein, whose translation is MSDDRRPRPTPADRPDGDERPRLGRFAVFRAAVVVARARRRPGDGTRGPTMTAFEVVAIGALGLLFAMLFNAGALRADAERLPFGPSRDRALVVWEPIDNVADALQITFPRRELDNALGRDDTGPGVHADGEGSDDATTASSADDAEGASGAAASTTAPPPPTTRSHVDGTPFVTYVGGDSLMQELGIALVRAADTSGDFVSTLDYRINSGLTRPDYFDWPAHLAGVIDELDPEIMVVTFGANDSQGIVTPAGDVFQIDDEDGWDAEYRRRVAEVMDLMTARGGRVYWVGQPPMRDAGFAARMAHLNGIYAEEAAENPLVTFIDATPVLGDAAGRFQDIVQIDGEVLDLRQEDGIHLGLDGADLLADAVLDRLRQDVGLGDG
- a CDS encoding sigma-70 family RNA polymerase sigma factor, with the translated sequence MSRLSASRRRRAAATFDGALALAREGQTEGFDALFRRVSSQLLAFARARGSADADAMVSECLLRVFGRVDDFEGDEAGFRAWCFAICRNLLIDEARHRDRRPTLVAEPAGGCRVVALDDTADAALSEIGAAELTALLATLTSDQREVIALRIVADLSIAEVAEIVEKPQGAVKALQHRALRTISKRINDSPVSLRPEATLS
- a CDS encoding MBOAT family protein encodes the protein MLFPTFAFALFFAVVLPLSWLLRPHALAWRVFVLSASFFFYGYWDARFVVLLAVSIVGNWFLAGAVRALAGEDGEPTASSRRVVRVAVAANLGLLGFFKYFDFFTASATDLLGNLGLPVDPPAIQIILPVGISFFTFQAMSYVIDVHRREIAPMALLDFAVYLSFFPQLVAGPIVRATEFAPQLDTPGDPRRVEAPEGIRLILVGLFKKVVVSSYLASEIVDPVFALPDRHTSLEILVAVYAYAIQIYADFSGYTDIAIGCALLMGFRFPQNFDAPYISRSIQEFWRRWHLTLSRWLRDYLYISLGGNRRGNLLTYRNLALTMVLGGLWHGAAWTFVVWGAIHGAAMVAERYLRARWKPIGLPAPVVAGLQWVLTFHIVCLAWIFFRAPTIGDAWNMIGRIMTQFGPTPAITGLLVLVIGLSLVSQFVPASYPREADRVLARMPVALLALVIAAALTVIDALGPEGVAPFIYFQF